In Burkholderia pseudomultivorans, the DNA window ATCCTGCTGGCGCTGCTGCTTGGCGTGCGGCTTTCATGGTCCGACTGGCTGCCGGCCTGGCGTACGTCGCGCATCCTGCGCGCGCTCGGCCGCCCCGATCTATGCAGGCGCAATTTCGGTTTCGCGCGCTTCGACGCCGAACGCGCAGGGCAAGTGCGCGAGCGCGATATCGGGCAAGTCTATTACGCGTAGTCGACCGGCGCCGCCTTCGCGCCACTCGCAAGACGCCGCCAGTTGCGCGCCGCATACCAATGCGCCTGCCGCAACGCGAGCCACAGCCCGAGCTGCCGGACCGGCTTCAGAAAGCCGCGCGCGCGAAATACGGTGCGCCGCTCGACGCGCGTGTTGCCGTCGTCGATCGGCGTCAGCGTGAATTCGTCCTCGAGCAGGTCGACCCAGTCGCGACACCATACCGTCGACGCAATCATCCGGTAGCGCAGCCGGCGATTGTGGTCGAGCACGAGAATCCGCTGGTCGATCGTGCCGCGATCGGTCGTGCACTGCCGCGTATTGCCGACGGCCGGCACGCCTTCGAGCACGCGGCAGCTGACCGGCTTCGGCACCCCGAGTCGAAACAGCAAGGGCCGCGTGTCGTCCATCCGCGCTTGAAGGAAATGCGGCCACACGTGCTCGGGCCGGCACGCGAACGTCCATTGCGAACGAATCTCCACGATCCTCTCCTTGCACGCGTCGAGGCGGACATCATGACATAACGGCTCCGGCCGCCGCCACGCCGCCACGCCGCGACGATCAGCCGGGCTCGCCGACGAATCTCAGCTCCCCCGACGCCCCGGCCAGCAACGCGCGATTCGCGTCGGCCGCCGCGCGCAGGTAGTCCCACAGCGCGGTCACCCGCCGCAGCTTGCGCAGGTCCTCGCGACACGTCAGCCAGAAACACCGCGTCACGGCCACCTCGCCGGGCAGCACCGGCACCAGCGCCGGCTGCCGCGCGGCCATGAAGCACGGCAGGATCGCGAGCCCGCCGCCCTGCAGCGCCGCGAAATACTGCGCGATCACGCTCGTGGTCCGCAGCCCGGCGCTCGCGCCCGGCACCGCGCGCTCCAGGTACAGCAACTCGCTGCTGAACGCGAGATCGTCGACATAGCTGATGAATGCATGCTGCGCGAGATCGTCGGTGCAGGTGATCGGCGCGTGATTCGCCAGATAGTCGCGCGTCGCGTAGAGGCGCAGCTGGTAGTCGCACAGCTTCGTGCACACGTAAGGCCCGCGCTCGGGCCGCTCCAGCGTGATCGCCAGATCGGCCTCGCGCTTGGTCAGGTTGACGAAATGCGGCACCGGCAGCAGGTCGACCGTCACCTGCGGATGCGCGGCGCGAAACCGCGCGAGCTGCGGCGCGAGAAAGAAGCAGCCGAAGCCTTCGGTCGAGCCGACCCGCACATGCCCCGACAACGCCTCACCGGTGTTCGCGATCTGGTCGCGCGCGGACTGCACAGTCGTCTCCATCGCATCCGCATACGCGACGAGCCGCTGCCCCTCGGCCGTCAGCGTGAAGCCGCCGGAGCGCGACTTGTCGAACAGCAGCGTGCCCATCGCGGCCTCGAGCGCGCGAATCCGCCGCGCGACGGTCGTGTAGTCGACCCCGAGCCGCTTCGCGGCCCCGCTCGCGCGCTGCGTGCGCGCGACTTCGAGAAAGAAGCGCAGATCGTCCCAGTTCAGGTTGCCGGAAACCGGCTCGGTCGCATGTCGCATCGGCGAGGAAGGGAAAAGGCGGTGTCTCCGGGCCGGCCGTCGATATGCATAAATGCATATCCAACCGGTTTCTTTATCGCTACAGCATGAATATGCGCATAACTATACTCGACCCTGACCTGCGGACCACGAACCGCGGCAACCACCATGGAGACGCCATGCAGACCCGATCCACCCTCGATGAGCACGAGACCCTCGCGGCGCCCGCGCCCGCGCGCACCGCGAAGCACCATCTATTGGCCGGCTGGGCCAGCATGGCCGGCACCACGATCGAGTGGTACGACTTCTTCCTGTACGGCACCGCCGCCGCACTCGTGTTCAACCGCATCTTCTTCCCGTCGCTCGATCCGGTGGTCGGCACGCTCGCCGCGTTCGGCACGTTCGCGGTCGGCTTCATCGGCCGGCCGATGGGCGGCATCGTGTTCGGCCACTTCGGCGACCGCATCGGCCGCAAGTCGATGCTGATGATCACGCTGCTGCTGATGGGCGTGCCGAGCATGATCATCGGCCTGATCCCGTCCTACGACCGCATCGGCTACTGGGCTGCCGCGCTGCTGATCGCGATGCGCTTCCTGCAGGGGATGGCGGTCGGCGGCGAATGGGGCGGCGCGGTGCTGATGGCCGTCGAGCATGCGCCGAAGGGCCGCAAGGGGCTGTTCGGCAGCCTGCCGCAGACGGGCGTCGGGCTCGGCCTGATCCTGTCGTCGCTCGCGATGGCCGCGGTGGCCGCGCTGCCGGAAGCCGACATGCTGTCGTGGGGCTGGCGCGTGCCGTTTCTCGCGAGCATCGCGCTGGTCGGCCTCGGCTGGTTCATCCGCGCGAAGGTGCCGGAATCGCCCGACTTCGAGAAGATGCAGCGCCAGGGCAAGGCCGAGAAGTCGCCGGTGACGGCCGCGCTGCGCCGCCATCCGCGCGAGGTGCTGACGATCGTCGGCGCACGCGCGGCCGAGAACACGTGGTTCTACATGGTCGTCACGTTCGCGCTGTCGTACGCGACGCAGCAGCTCCATCTGCCGAAGGCCGAGATGCTGCACGCGATCACCGTGGGCGCGGCGCTGTCGCTCGTCACGATGCCGCTGTGCGGCCACCTGAGCGACCTGATCGGCCAGCGCCGGATGTTCGCGATCGGCCTCGTGCTGATGTGCGCGTTCGCGGCGCCGTTCTTCATGATGCTCGGCACGCAGCAGATCGCGCTCGCGTGGTGGGCAATCGTGCTCGGCCTCGGCGTCGTGTTCCCGATCCTCTATGCGCCCGAGTCGCTGCTGTTCGCGCAGCAGTTCCCGGCGGAAATCCGCTACAGCGGCATCTCGCTGTCGGTGCAGCTCGCCGGCGTGATCGGCGGCGGCTTCGCGCCGATGATCGCGACGTCGCTGCTCAAGGCCGGCGGCGGGCAGCCGCATTACGTGATCGCGTATCTCGTCGGTTTCGGCGTGTTCGCGCTGGCCTGTACCGCATTGATGCGGCCGGCGCGCGCGGGAGCCTGAGCGCGCGCCCCGGCTGCCGTCGAATCTTCGTCCTGTCGTCGTCCGCCATGCTTGCAGGCACGGCGGCGCGGCCCCTCTTTTTCCATCACATCGTTTTCCGGAGACAACCATGAACGCCGCAGTTCCCCAGACCACCCTCGCCCTGCCCACCGCCAAGCTGCTGATCGACGGCGCCTTCGTCGAATCGCAAAGCGCCGAATGGGGCGACATCGTGAATCCCGCCACGCAGGAAACGATCGGCCGCGTGCCGTATGCGACGGTCGAAGAGGTCGACGCCGCGATCGCCTCCGCGCAGCGCGCGTTCCAGACCTGGAAGACCACGCCGGTCGGCGCGCGGCTGCGCATCATGCTGAAGTTCCAGGACCTGGTGCGCCGCAATCTCGAACGGATCGCGACGACGCTGACGGCCGAACAGGGCAAGACGCTGCCCGACGCGCAGGGCGACATCTTCCGCGGCCTCGAAGTGGTCGAGCACGCGTGCTCGATCGGCACGCTGCAGCTCGGCGAGTTCGCGGAGAACGTCGCGGGCGGCGTCGATACCTACACGCTGCGCCAGCCGATCGGCGTGTGCGCCGGCATCACGCCGTTCAACTTTCCCGGCATGATCCCGCTGTGGATGTTCCCGATGGCGATCGTCTGCGGCAACACGTTCGTGCTGAAGCCGTCGGAACAGGATCCGCTGTCGACGATGCAGCTCGTCGAACTCGCGATCGAGGCCGGCGTGCCGAAGGGCGTGCTGAACGTCGTGCACGGCGGCAAGACCGTGGTCGATCGTCTCTGCACGCATCCGGACGTCAAGGCGATCTCGTTCGTCGGCTCGACGCGCGTCGGCACGCACGTGTACAACCTCGGCAGCGAGCACGGCAAGCGCGTGCAGTCGATGATGGGCGCGAAGAATCACGCGGTCGTGCTGCCCGACGCGCATCGCGAGCAGACGATCAACGCGCTGGTCGGCGCGGGCTTCGGCGCGGCCGGCCAGCGCTGCATGGCGACCTCGGTCGTCGTGCTGGTCGGCGCCGCGCGGGACTGGCTGCCCGATCTGGTCGAGAAGGCGAAGGCGTTGAAGGTCAACGCGGGGCACGAGCCCGGCACCGATGTCGGGCCGGTCGTGTCGAAGGCCGCGCATGCGCGCATCGTCGGGCTGATCGACGAAGGCGTGAAGGCCGGCGCGAAGCTCCTGCTCGACGGCCGCGACGTGAAGGTGCCCGGCTACGAGCACGGCAATTTCGTCGGCCCGACGATCTTCTCGGGCGTGACGACCGACATGTCGATCTATACGGAAGAAATCTTCGGGCCGGTGGTGGTCGTGCTGGAGGCCGACACGCTCGACGACGCGATCGCGCTCGTCAACCGCAACCCGATGGGCAACGGCGTCGGCCTGTTCACGCAGAGCGGCGCGGCCGCGCGCAAGTTCCAGAGCGAAATCGACGTCGGCCAGGTCGGCATCAACATCCCGATTCCGGTGCCGGTGCCCTACTTCAGCTTCACCGGTTCGCGCGGCTCGAAGCTCGGCGATCTCGGCCCGTACGGCAAGCAGGTCGTGCAGTTCTACACGCAGACGAAGACGGTCACCGCGCGCTGGTTCGACGACGACGCGACGGCCGGCGGCGTGAACACGACGATCGCGCTGCGCTGATGGCGACCGGAGCTCCGCACATGGAAATCGCCTTCATCGGACTCGGCAACATGGGCGGCCCGATGGCCGCCAACCTCGTCAAGGCTGGCCACGCGCTGACGGTGTTCGACCTCGATGCGCACGCGGTCGACGCCGCGGTGCGCGCGGGCGCGGTGGCGGCCGGCTCGCCGCGCGACGCGGCCGCGCGCGCGTCGATCGTGATCACGATGCTGCCGGCCGCGCCGCACGTGCGCGGCGTCTACCTCGGCGACGACGGCGTGCTGGCCGGCGCGCGCCCCGACGCGACGCTGATCGACTGCAGCACGATCGATCCCGACACCGTGCGCGCGGTCGCCGCAGCGGCCGCGCAGCGCGGCTTGCCGCTCGCCGACGCGCCCGTGTCCGGCGGCACCGGCGGCGCGCAGGCCGGCACGCTGACCTTCATGGTCGGCGCTGAGCCCGCACTGTTCGAACGCATCCGCCCCGTGCTGCTCGACATGGGCAGGAACGTCGTGCATTGCGGCGGCACCGGCACCGGGCAGATCGCGAAGATCTGCAACAATCTGCTGCTCGGGATCTCGATGATGGGCGTGTCGGAAGCGATGGCGCTCGGCGCGGCGCTCGGCATCGAGCCGGGCGTGCTGGCCGGGATCATCAATACGTCGACCGGACGCTGCTGGAGTTCGGACACGTACAACCCGTATCCGGGCGTCAGCGACACGGCGCCCGCCGCGCGCAACTATGCGGGCGGCTTCGCGGCGAACCTGATGCTGAAGGATCTCGGGCTCGCGACCGAGGCCGCGCGCCATGCGCGGCAGCCGGTATGGATGGGCGCGCTCGCGCAGCAGCTGTATCAGTCGATGAGCCAGCAGGGGCTCGGCGCGCTCGACTTCTCCGCGTGCGTGAAGCTGTACGAGCCGCAGCCCGCGTAGCGCGCGCGACAGACGTGCGTCGACCCGCGATGCGCAGCGGCGGCATCGCGGGTCGAAGCGGATCGGCAGTAATCGCGACGCCGGTGGCGTGCGCGCGGCGTCCTAGCCGCGCGGGTTCGACGCCGTCTCGAAGGTCGGATGGCACTCGAACGACAGTTCCGAGCGCGCATCGACGCGGCGGCCGCCGGTCAGCGACTCCTGTTTCATGCTCGCGCGCATCCCGCGCTGCGTGCAGTAGTTGGTCGCTTCGCTGACGGCTTTTTCATGGGCGTCGGCCCACGACGTCGACACGCCGAGCGTGCGCGTCTTCACGGTGAAAACGTTCGGGTTCGACGTCGCGGCAACGTCGGAAGCGGTCGAACACGCGGCGAGCAGGCAAGCGGCAGCCGCGAGGATCAACCCTCGCAGGATTCGGAAAGAAGCAGGATTCGACATGGGGAACGGGCGTGCCGTCGATTCGACGGCATTGAGCAACATAGCCGACAGTATGCCTGCCCGATCGCCGAAGATCATGCCCCATTCGGTGAACACATTGTTTCGAATGGTTAAACGATGGGCGATCAGGCAATCTTTACGCGCGATCTTCGCCGATCAGGCAGATTTGCCCGACCCGTCACCGTCATGTTGCGCCACCACGCGCCATGCGCTCGTCAATGCGCGCCTTCCTGCCGGATCCGCGCCGATGCCTCTTCCACATTCCGCCATGCCGGCTGGCCGGGCGCATAGCGCGCGCGGATATATGCGGCGAGTTCGGCCATCTGCCGTTCGTCGAACGCGTCGCGAAAGCCCGGCATGTAGCCGAGCCGCTCGGTGGCCGGATGGTCGATGCCGTTGTGCAGCACGCGCAGCAGGTTGTCGGGCGTCGCCTGGCTGACGCTCGTGTTCAGCCCCATCAGCGGCCGCACGCCGAAATGCCCGACGCCGCCCGATTCGGCATGACAGACCGCGCACGCCGCATCGAACGCGCGACGGCCGTTCTCGAGGCCGAGCGTCGCGACCGTTTCCGCGCCACGCGCGTGCCGGGCCGCCGCATCGGCCGCCGCGGCATCGTCGACGGGCGGCGACAGCGAGGTCAGGTAGTGCGCGATCGCACGCACGTCGGACTCCGGCAGCGACGCGAGCCCCGCGACGACCGGCGCCATCGGCCCGGCCGCGACGCCGTGCTGCGCGGAAAAGCCGGTGCGCAGATACTCGAACAGTGCGGGCTCGGTCCACGGCACCGGTGCGGTGCGCGACGCGACCAGCGGCGGCGCGACCCACCCTTCTGCTTCGCCGCCCGACAGGTACGCGAGGCCGCCCTTCTCCGCGCCCAGCGCGTTGCGCGGCGTATGGCAGGCGCCGCAATGACCCGCGCCGTCGACGAGATACTTGCCGCGATTCCATGCGGCGGAGCGCGACGGGTCCGGCGTGAACGGCCGCGCATCGTGAAACAGCCAGTTCCAGCCGGCCAGGAGCCGCCGCTGGTCGAGCGGGAACGGCAGCTTCGTCTTCGGCGGCGCGTGCTTCACCGGCGGCTGCGACATCAGATACGCATAGAGCGCGAGCAGGTCCGGCTCGCTCAGCTTCGCGAACGCCGTGTACGGGAAGGCCGGGTACAGGTGCGTGCCGTCGCGGCCGATGCCTTCGCGCATCGCGCGCGCGAACGCGGGGTAGGACCACGCGCCGATGCCGGTTTCCGGGTCGGGCGTCAGGTTGGTCGTGTAGATCGTGCCGAAAGGCGTATCGAGCGCGAGCCCGCCCGCATTGGGCGCGCCGCCGGGCGCCGTATGGCAGACCGCGCAATCGCCGGCGATCGCGATCTGGCGGCCGCGTTCGAGCGTCGCCGCACTCCACATCGCGGCGTCCGCGCCGCCGGGCGCGACGGGGGCGATCGGCGCGGGCCCCGGCAGGATTGCGCAGGCCAGGCCGATCAGGCCGCCGGCCATCCCGCCGATGCCGCCGCCGGCCAGCCAGCGGCGCCAGCGCGATGCACGGCGCGGCGCGACGGCGACCGGTCCGTCGCCGAAACCGGTTGATTCGGGATGCGCCAGCGCCGCGCGAATCCGCTCGGGATCGAACGGCGGCGCGCGAAAGCGCACGCCCGTCGCGTCGTACAGCGCGTTCGCGATCGCGGCGGCGGCCGGCGCGGCGGCCTGCTCGATCCGCTGCGCGTCGTGCGCGGATCGCGCGTCGTGCGCGCCGGATGACGCATCGGCGGCGACGACCAGTTCATGCGCAAGCGCATCCGGTCGTGCCGCGGCATCGGCCTCGTCATGCGCAGGGCGCGCGGCCAGCCGCGTGCCCATCACGCGCGAAATCGCCGCCTCGATCTGCCATGCGGGCAAGCCCGCCAGCGCGGCGCGGTCGGGCGCGCCCACGCCCTGCCCGGCGACGACGCGCCGCACCGCGACCTCGCCCGTCGCAGGATCGACGTCGAGATCGACGACCCACGCACTCCAGTTCGCGTCGCCGCTCTCGCGCGTCGCTTCGGCTTTCGATTGCTCGTGGTCGCGATCATGATCGCGCGGCGCGACGGCGCCCGCCTGCGCGGATTCGTCCGCCCGCGTGGCGGGCAAGGCAATCGTGTCGGACGACGACGGCGAATGTGCGCCGTCGAAGGCGAAGCCTCGGCCGCTGAGCCGCGTGCCGGCTTGTCGCCCGGCCGCGACCGGCGCGCCCCAGGCGGCGCGCTCGCTGACCATCCGGATAATCTCGCGCGGGCCCGCGTCCTGCGCCGCATCGAGATGCTGCAGCCGCAGCGCGACCGGATCGCGCCGCAACGCGCCGGCGAGTTCGTCGACGAACGATTCGCGCGCGAACACGTGCGCGTGAGGCGGAATCGCGCCGGCGGCGTCGGCCATCTCGATCGACGTCTGCGCGTGCCGGTAGACGAAGGGGGACGCCGCTGCGGATGCGTCGACTGCCGGCGCGGCATCGGACGACGGAGCGTCAGGGCGGTCAGCTGCATCGTCGTTCGGCAACCGACGCCGAAGCGTCTCACGATCGTCCGGCGCCGCGCCGAGCTGCGCGCGATAGCGCCATGCCGTGATCCGTCCGTCGGCAGCGGTCCGCGTTTCGATATCGAGCGACGCATGCGTGCGCGCCTCGCCGGCCGGCCAGCCGTAGCGCGCGTGGTGCGTGCGCGATGCGTCGTCGCGGTCCTGCTGCGCGTTGTCGGTGGCAGGCTCGCAATCCATGGCGCGCGACGCATCCGCCTGCATGGTCATCTGCCGATCATCCTTCATGACCGTCCCGCAGATAGCGTGCGGCGCGATGCACCGCACGAAGGATCTCGAGATGCGTGCCGCAGCGACACAGGTTGAAGCGCAGCGCAGCGCGGATCGCCGCGTCGTCCGGCGACGGATCGCGGTCGAGCAGCGCCTTCGTGCTCATGATCATGCCGTTCAGGCAATAGCCGCACTGCGCGGCCTGTTCGTCGATGAACGCGCGCTGGATCGGATGCGGCGCATCGCGCGACCCGAGCCCTTCGAGCGTCGTCACGTCGCGCCCGTTCGCGACGCCGGCCGGCACGACGCACGAGCGCGTCGCCTGCCCGTCGACCAGCACCGTGCAGGCGCCGCACTGCCCGAGCCCGCAGCCGTATTTCGGGCCGTTCAGCGCGCAGTCGTTGCGCAGCACCAGCAACAGCGGCGTATCGGAGGCGATGTCGTCGACGGTGCACGGCGCGCCGTTGACGCGAAACGCGAGCGACCGCGACGGGGAAGCGGAATGGGACATGGGTGGATCCGGAATGCGGGGCGGCCGATCACCGGCTGACGATCGACCGACAAGCGGCCGGCGGCGGGCACGGCTGCCGGCTCGCGGCGACCGGCGCGAGCCGGCGACGAGTGCCGCGGCGCTCAGATATAACACGCCGAAATGCGCGCGTGCCGGCCTTGCACGCCTCGGCGCGCGGCATCCCGCCCGGGCGCCGGCACGACAGCACGACAGCGCGCCACGAGAAGCACGCGTCAGGCCACGGCCGCCACGCTGTCCCGCGACGGCGACACGAGCGGCACGTCGAACACGTCGTAGCCGAACACCCATGACGGATCCTCGTTGGTCCGCAGCCACGTGTTGTTGTGCGACACCAGCTGCACCTTCGACGCGCGCGCGGCGCGATTCGCCTCGTACAGCGCGAACGCGCCCGCGTAATCGCCGATACCGACCTCGTCGAGACAGCGCGCGAGCATCGCGGCATCCTCGATCGCCATCGCCGCGCCCTGCGCCATGTGCGGCTTCATCGGATGGCATGCATCGCCGAGCAGCACCAGACGGCCGCGGCTCCACAGCGGCAGCGGATCGCGCTCGAGCAGCGGCCACTTCGTGATCGACGGCGACACGTCGATCAGGTGCTGGATGTCGTCGTGGAAGCCGGCAAACGCTTCGCGCATCTCGTCGCGGCTGCTGTCGACCATCGACACGCCTTCCGGCCATTCGGCCTGCGGCACGCCCGTCACGTAGTAGTACTCGTCGCGCTTCTCGGTGACGTAATAGACCATCATGTGGCGATCCTCCGACCACCATTTCACGCACATGTCGTACGGCTTGTTGCCGAGCAGCGACGCGGGAAACACCGCGCGGTGCGCGACATAGCCCGTATAGCGCGGCGGCTCGGCGCCGAGCAGGTGCTCGCGGATCTTCGAGTTCACGCCGTCCGCGCCGATCACGATATCGGCCGTGTCGACGCTGCCGTCCGCGAACGTCAGGCGCACTGCACCGCCCGTGTCCTCGACCGACGCGAGCCGTTTGCCGAAGCGGATCGTGCCCGGCGTCACGGCCTGCGTCATCAACGCGTGGAAATCGCCGCGATGCACGGTCAGGTAGCTCGCGCCGTAGGTCTTCAGCGCGTAGTCGCCGAGCGGGATCTGCGCGAGCACGTCGGCCGTCTGCCAGTCGCGGCTGTACCAGCAATCGGGATGCGAGCCCATCGCGTTGAGCGCGTCCTCGCAACCGATGCGCCGCATGATCTTCATCACGTTCGGGCCGAGGTGGATCCCCGCGCCGAGGCGCGAGAACGCCGGCGCCTGCTCGTACAGCGCGACGTCGTAGCCGCCGCGCTGCAGCAGCGCAGCCGCGGCCGTGCCGCCGAGACCGGCGCCGATGATTGCGATACGGGGTGTGCTCATGCGGATCTCCTGATCGTGAGCCCGTTGCCGGACAGCGCGCGGGAACGGGTGGATGGAACGAGTTTTATGTAGCGTACACACTCAATTTATTGAAGACAAGCGGAATGTCCGGCGCGCGTCTTTCATTCGGGAAAACACCAATAAAACCCCATTCCTTTCGACACATCGGCATGCCATCCAAGCCAAAAAAACATTTTGGCCTATTGTTATTTTCAAATGTACACACTAGACTTTTCTCGAAGCGGGCCGGTATCGCCTCAGCATGCCGCCCCATCCTCACCGACACGGAGCCCTCCTTCATGAGCAAGACCTACCGCATCGGCCAGATCGTGCCGAGTTCCAACACGACGATGGAAACCGAAATTCCGGCGATGCTGCGCCTGCGCGAGGCGATCCGGCCCGAGCGCTTCACGTATCACTCGAGCCGGATGCGGATGAAGAAGGTCGTCAAGGAAGAACTGGCGGCGATGGACGCGGAGTCCGATCGATGTGCGATGGAACTGAGCGACGCGCGCGTCGACGTGCTCGGCTACGCATGCCTCGTCGCGATCATGGCGATGGGGCACGGCTATCACCGCGTGTCGCAGGCGCGCCTCACGAAGCAGACGGCCGACAACGGCGCGCAGGCGCCGGTGCTGACGAGCGCGGGCGCGCTCGTC includes these proteins:
- a CDS encoding FAD-dependent monooxygenase, which codes for MSTPRIAIIGAGLGGTAAAALLQRGGYDVALYEQAPAFSRLGAGIHLGPNVMKIMRRIGCEDALNAMGSHPDCWYSRDWQTADVLAQIPLGDYALKTYGASYLTVHRGDFHALMTQAVTPGTIRFGKRLASVEDTGGAVRLTFADGSVDTADIVIGADGVNSKIREHLLGAEPPRYTGYVAHRAVFPASLLGNKPYDMCVKWWSEDRHMMVYYVTEKRDEYYYVTGVPQAEWPEGVSMVDSSRDEMREAFAGFHDDIQHLIDVSPSITKWPLLERDPLPLWSRGRLVLLGDACHPMKPHMAQGAAMAIEDAAMLARCLDEVGIGDYAGAFALYEANRAARASKVQLVSHNNTWLRTNEDPSWVFGYDVFDVPLVSPSRDSVAAVA
- a CDS encoding cytochrome c, with protein sequence MDCEPATDNAQQDRDDASRTHHARYGWPAGEARTHASLDIETRTAADGRITAWRYRAQLGAAPDDRETLRRRLPNDDAADRPDAPSSDAAPAVDASAAASPFVYRHAQTSIEMADAAGAIPPHAHVFARESFVDELAGALRRDPVALRLQHLDAAQDAGPREIIRMVSERAAWGAPVAAGRQAGTRLSGRGFAFDGAHSPSSSDTIALPATRADESAQAGAVAPRDHDRDHEQSKAEATRESGDANWSAWVVDLDVDPATGEVAVRRVVAGQGVGAPDRAALAGLPAWQIEAAISRVMGTRLAARPAHDEADAAARPDALAHELVVAADASSGAHDARSAHDAQRIEQAAAPAAAAIANALYDATGVRFRAPPFDPERIRAALAHPESTGFGDGPVAVAPRRASRWRRWLAGGGIGGMAGGLIGLACAILPGPAPIAPVAPGGADAAMWSAATLERGRQIAIAGDCAVCHTAPGGAPNAGGLALDTPFGTIYTTNLTPDPETGIGAWSYPAFARAMREGIGRDGTHLYPAFPYTAFAKLSEPDLLALYAYLMSQPPVKHAPPKTKLPFPLDQRRLLAGWNWLFHDARPFTPDPSRSAAWNRGKYLVDGAGHCGACHTPRNALGAEKGGLAYLSGGEAEGWVAPPLVASRTAPVPWTEPALFEYLRTGFSAQHGVAAGPMAPVVAGLASLPESDVRAIAHYLTSLSPPVDDAAAADAAARHARGAETVATLGLENGRRAFDAACAVCHAESGGVGHFGVRPLMGLNTSVSQATPDNLLRVLHNGIDHPATERLGYMPGFRDAFDERQMAELAAYIRARYAPGQPAWRNVEEASARIRQEGAH
- a CDS encoding SRPBCC family protein — its product is MEIRSQWTFACRPEHVWPHFLQARMDDTRPLLFRLGVPKPVSCRVLEGVPAVGNTRQCTTDRGTIDQRILVLDHNRRLRYRMIASTVWCRDWVDLLEDEFTLTPIDDGNTRVERRTVFRARGFLKPVRQLGLWLALRQAHWYAARNWRRLASGAKAAPVDYA
- a CDS encoding (2Fe-2S)-binding protein yields the protein MSHSASPSRSLAFRVNGAPCTVDDIASDTPLLLVLRNDCALNGPKYGCGLGQCGACTVLVDGQATRSCVVPAGVANGRDVTTLEGLGSRDAPHPIQRAFIDEQAAQCGYCLNGMIMSTKALLDRDPSPDDAAIRAALRFNLCRCGTHLEILRAVHRAARYLRDGHEG
- the mmsB gene encoding 3-hydroxyisobutyrate dehydrogenase, with translation MEIAFIGLGNMGGPMAANLVKAGHALTVFDLDAHAVDAAVRAGAVAAGSPRDAAARASIVITMLPAAPHVRGVYLGDDGVLAGARPDATLIDCSTIDPDTVRAVAAAAAQRGLPLADAPVSGGTGGAQAGTLTFMVGAEPALFERIRPVLLDMGRNVVHCGGTGTGQIAKICNNLLLGISMMGVSEAMALGAALGIEPGVLAGIINTSTGRCWSSDTYNPYPGVSDTAPAARNYAGGFAANLMLKDLGLATEAARHARQPVWMGALAQQLYQSMSQQGLGALDFSACVKLYEPQPA
- a CDS encoding LysR family transcriptional regulator, with product MRHATEPVSGNLNWDDLRFFLEVARTQRASGAAKRLGVDYTTVARRIRALEAAMGTLLFDKSRSGGFTLTAEGQRLVAYADAMETTVQSARDQIANTGEALSGHVRVGSTEGFGCFFLAPQLARFRAAHPQVTVDLLPVPHFVNLTKREADLAITLERPERGPYVCTKLCDYQLRLYATRDYLANHAPITCTDDLAQHAFISYVDDLAFSSELLYLERAVPGASAGLRTTSVIAQYFAALQGGGLAILPCFMAARQPALVPVLPGEVAVTRCFWLTCREDLRKLRRVTALWDYLRAAADANRALLAGASGELRFVGEPG
- a CDS encoding CoA-acylating methylmalonate-semialdehyde dehydrogenase, yielding MNAAVPQTTLALPTAKLLIDGAFVESQSAEWGDIVNPATQETIGRVPYATVEEVDAAIASAQRAFQTWKTTPVGARLRIMLKFQDLVRRNLERIATTLTAEQGKTLPDAQGDIFRGLEVVEHACSIGTLQLGEFAENVAGGVDTYTLRQPIGVCAGITPFNFPGMIPLWMFPMAIVCGNTFVLKPSEQDPLSTMQLVELAIEAGVPKGVLNVVHGGKTVVDRLCTHPDVKAISFVGSTRVGTHVYNLGSEHGKRVQSMMGAKNHAVVLPDAHREQTINALVGAGFGAAGQRCMATSVVVLVGAARDWLPDLVEKAKALKVNAGHEPGTDVGPVVSKAAHARIVGLIDEGVKAGAKLLLDGRDVKVPGYEHGNFVGPTIFSGVTTDMSIYTEEIFGPVVVVLEADTLDDAIALVNRNPMGNGVGLFTQSGAAARKFQSEIDVGQVGINIPIPVPVPYFSFTGSRGSKLGDLGPYGKQVVQFYTQTKTVTARWFDDDATAGGVNTTIALR
- a CDS encoding MFS transporter, which gives rise to MQTRSTLDEHETLAAPAPARTAKHHLLAGWASMAGTTIEWYDFFLYGTAAALVFNRIFFPSLDPVVGTLAAFGTFAVGFIGRPMGGIVFGHFGDRIGRKSMLMITLLLMGVPSMIIGLIPSYDRIGYWAAALLIAMRFLQGMAVGGEWGGAVLMAVEHAPKGRKGLFGSLPQTGVGLGLILSSLAMAAVAALPEADMLSWGWRVPFLASIALVGLGWFIRAKVPESPDFEKMQRQGKAEKSPVTAALRRHPREVLTIVGARAAENTWFYMVVTFALSYATQQLHLPKAEMLHAITVGAALSLVTMPLCGHLSDLIGQRRMFAIGLVLMCAFAAPFFMMLGTQQIALAWWAIVLGLGVVFPILYAPESLLFAQQFPAEIRYSGISLSVQLAGVIGGGFAPMIATSLLKAGGGQPHYVIAYLVGFGVFALACTALMRPARAGA